Proteins from one Lacrimispora sphenoides genomic window:
- the cbiT gene encoding precorrin-6Y C5,15-methyltransferase (decarboxylating) subunit CbiT produces the protein MRDELFIRGDVPMTKSEVRAVTISKLELKPDSVLYDIGAGTGSVSIEASRYLTEGRVYAIEKKAEAVDLIKANKERFGASCLKIVEGTAPEALDALEAPTHVFIGGTSGTMDQVLSLVLKKNPGTRIVINVIALESLAEILSWLKMHSVKAEIVQVQISKGREAGDYHLMMGQNPVYVVSFGGEGRNDIG, from the coding sequence ATGAGAGATGAACTATTTATCCGGGGAGATGTGCCCATGACGAAAAGTGAGGTCAGGGCTGTCACCATATCAAAGCTGGAACTGAAACCTGACTCCGTCCTGTATGATATAGGGGCTGGAACCGGCTCCGTATCCATAGAAGCGTCCCGGTATCTTACAGAAGGCCGGGTATATGCAATTGAAAAGAAGGCGGAAGCCGTAGATCTTATAAAGGCCAATAAGGAAAGATTTGGAGCAAGCTGCCTGAAAATCGTTGAAGGAACCGCACCTGAGGCATTAGACGCTCTTGAAGCGCCTACTCACGTATTCATCGGAGGAACTTCCGGCACCATGGATCAAGTACTATCCCTGGTTTTAAAGAAGAATCCAGGGACCAGGATTGTAATCAATGTAATTGCTCTGGAGTCCCTTGCAGAAATCCTTTCCTGGCTGAAAATGCATTCTGTCAAGGCAGAAATCGTTCAGGTTCAGATATCCAAAGGAAGGGAAGCAGGGGACTACCATCTGATGATGGGGCAGAATCCGGTTTATGTGGTTTCCTTTGGCGGGGAAGGGAGGAACGACATTGGATAA